GCGCGCAAGGCGCGGGCGGTGCGCCACCGGTCGGGGTGGGCGAACACGACCCATGCCGATGGCGCGTCCGCCAGCGCGTCGGCGATGACCTCGAGATCGTCGTCGCGGACCGTACGCCGGCCAAGCCCTTCGACTCGCAGGTAGCGGGGGCCAGGGGACGGCGGCGGCGCCGGCGGTTCGCCCGGCTCGCGCGCGAGCGGATCTTCCGCGGCGATGACGCCCGCCTCGGCAGCGAACGCCCGGGCATCGACAGGCGTCCACAGCCCGCCGGGAATCCACACCAACGCCGCGTCGACGTCGGCCGCCGCCGCGGCAAAGAACGCGCGCATCGCATCCCGGTTGGCGGCCGAGGGCGAGACGCCCGGCCCCGAGCGGAACACGATCGCGTCCGCCGCGAGCGCCTCGGCCGCCCGCCGGGTCGCGTCCCAGCCCCGGTCGCGCACCGGCCCCGGGCGAAAGCACCCGTCGTGGGTCACGGCCGCCGCCGCGACGACGGCGAATCGCGCGTGATCCGGGGCTTCGCGGCGCCACCGGCGCAGCGATGCCGGACGTGGCTGCCCGCGGAACACGACGTCTGTCTCGAGCAGGGACAGCCCGCCGAAGTAGTGGGCGCGCGACATGCGCGGCGGGAGCTTGGCGCACCCGACGAGCACGCGCGGGCGGTCTGGGAGGCTCGCTGGCATGCGATTCGCGGTGGCCCGGACGGGCCGATCGATGGTAAAGGTCCGCGCACGTATACCGCAACCCGCCGCGCGAAGGGAGCACACGCATGAAGTTCTTCATCGACACCGCCGATGTGGCGGAGATTCGCGACGCGGCCGCGATGGGCCTCGTCGACGGCGTCACGACGAACCCCAGCTTGGTGGCCAAGACGGGCCGGAAGTTCCGGGATGTCTTGCTCGAGATCTGCGACATCGTCAAAGGGCCGGTGTCGGCGGAGGTCGTATCGACCGACTGCGACGGCATGCTCGCGGAGGCGCGCGAGCTGGCCGCACTGCGCGACAACATCGTCGTCAAGGTGCCGCTCATCCCCGAGGGGCTCAAGGCCGTCAAGGTGCTGTCCGAGGAAGGCATCGCGACGAACGTGACCCTGTGCTTTTCGCCGACGCAGGCGCTGCTGGCGGCCAAGGCCGGTGCCACCTACATCTCGCCGTTCGTCGGCCGCATCGACGATCGGTCGGGCGACGGCATGGAGGTCGTCGCTCAGATCGTGCAGATCTACGAAAACTATGGCTTCGACACGCAGGTGCTCGTCGCGTCGGTGCGCCACCCGATGCACGTGCTGCAGGCGGCGCTTCTGGGCGCGCATGTCGCGACGTGTCCGCACAAGGTGCTGCTGCAACTCGCCCAGCATCCGCTCACGGACCTCGGGCTCGCCGCGTTCCTCGAAGACTGGAAGAAGGTCCCGCAGTAGGACGCCGTTGCGCACGGGTACACCAGCGAGGTCGCCGGATGCGACGCGAGATCCGGCGCCCGCCCGCCGCGAACGAGCGCGCGCGCCAAGACGCGGTGCCGACGGGCGCGCGGGCGTAGCCCGACAGGCCCCGCGGGTCGCGACCGCGGCCAGCGGCGATGCGCGACGGCCTCGTCCAGGCGCCGCCGCGCGCCGCGCGCGGTTGAGCCGGCCGCCGGCGCGGGTACAGTGATGCAAATGGCCGAGCGCCGCGCATTTTCCGTCGCGATCTACGCCCGCCGGGGCGGCCCGGGCGGGCGCGTGCTCGTGATCCACCACCGGCGACTCGCCACCTGGCTGCCCGTCGGCGGCGAACTCGAGCCCGGCGAGACGCCCCTGGAGGCCGCGCGCCGCGAGTTGCGCGAGGAGACGGGGCTGGCCGGCGCGTTCCCGGCCCTGCGCGGCGCGTGTGACGGGGTGCCCCCCGGGCTGCTGGGCTACGAGGAACACGGAGCGGGCAGCAAGGGCCTGCACATGAACTTCGTGTTCGTCGCGGACGTGGGCGACGAGCCGGTGCGGCCCAACGACGAGTTTTCCGACTACCGGTGGGTGGACCGCGCCGAACTCGCCGCGCTGGAATCGCCGCGCAACGTCCGGGAGTTCGGCTTCCTGGCGCTGGACGCACGATGAGGGTCCGCGTCCGCAACCACGTCAACCCGCTGAGCCCCGCCTTCTCGGTGCTGCGCGGCCGGCGGCCGGACATCCCGCGCGGGATGCCGGTCGAGGTCGAGGTCGGGTGCGCGGACGCCCAGTTCTTGTTCGAGCGGGCCGCGCGGTGTCCCGACCGGTTCTACGTCGGCCTCGAGATCCGCGAAGAGCTCGTCGACGCCGTCAACCGGCGGGCGACCGACGAGGGCGTCCCGGTGTGCGCCGTGTTTTGCAACGCGAACGAACACCTGCGGGAGCTGTTCGATCCCGAGTCGATCAGTCGCATCTACATCAACTTTCCCGACCCGTGGTTCAAGCGCCGCCACCGCAAGCGGCGCATGGTGGACGCCGGCCTCGCGCGCGACTGCGCGCGCGCGCTGGCCGGGGGCGGCGAGCTGTTCGTGCAGACGGACGTGTGGGATGTGGCGCTCGATGCGCTCGCGGCGTTCGACGGCGTGCTCGACAATCGCGCGGGGGAGTGGAGCTTCTGGAAGCAGGGCAACCCGTTCGGCGCCACGTCGTGGCGCGAGCGCCAGTGCGCCGCGCGCGGCCGGCCCGTGTGGCGGCTCCTGTTCGACAAGCCCGCGTAGCCGCGCGCCGCGGTCACACCGCGACGCCGAGTTCGACGAGCGCCCGCTCGAGGGCGTTCGCGCGGTCGCGCAACTCGGCCGCTCGCTCGAAATCGAGTTCGGCCGCGGCCGCGCGCATGTCGGCGCGCAGCCGTTCGATGTCGGCGCGCAGCGCCGCGGGGTCGCTCGCCGGCAACTCGGACGCGCGGTCGATCGGCGTGCGCGGCCGCGCCTCGCCGTCGCCGGCCGAGTCGCCCGCGGTGTCGCCGCCCGCGATCGCGCGCTGCACGGTGCGCGGCGTGATGCCGTGTTCCTCGTTGTACGCCGCCTGCAGCGCGCGCCGCCGGTTCGTCTCGTCGATGGCCGCGCGCATCGACGCCGTGATCGTGTCCGCGTACATGATCACGCGCCCGTCGACGTTGCGCGCGGCGCGGCCGCACGTCTGGATGAGCGATCGCTCCGCGCGCAAGAACCCCTCTTTGTCCGCGTCGAGGATGGCGACGAGACCGACCTCCGGCAGATCGAGCCCCTCGCGCAGCAGGTTGATGCCCACGAGCACGTCGAACTCGCCGCGGCGCAGGTCGCGGATGATGTCGATGCGCTCGAGCGTGTCGATATCCGAGTGCAGGTAGCGGACCTTGACGCCGAGGTCCGCGTAGTACTCGGTGAGGTCTTCCGCCATCCGCTTGGTGAGCGTCGTGACCAGCACGCGCTGGCCGGCCGCCACGGCCGCGCGAATCTCGGCGAGCAGATCGTCGACCTGATCGGTCACCGGACGAACCTCGATCTTCGGGTCGAGCAGGCCGGTCGGCCGAATGATCTGCTCGACCACGACGCCGCCGGCCCGTTCGAGTTCCCAGTCGCCCGGCGTCGCCGACACGTAGATGACTTGCCGCGCGCGCTGTTCCCACTCCTCGAACGTCAGCGGGCGGTTGTCGAGCGCGCTCGGCAGGCGGAACCCGTAGTCGACGAGCGTCTGTTTGCGCGAGCGGTCGCCGCGGTACATCGCCTGAAGCTGCGGGATGGTCTGGTGCGACTCGTCGATCACCAGCAGGTAGTCGTCGGGGAAGTAGTCCATCAGCGTCGGCGGCGGCTCGCCCGGCTCGCGGCCGGTGAGATGGCGCGAGTAGTTCTCGATGCCCTTGCAAAACCCGGTCTGTTCGAGCATTTCGAGGTCGAACAGCGTGCGGTGCTCGAGGCGCTGGCGTTCGAGCAGCTTCATCTCGGCGCCGAGTTCGGCGAGCCGCTCGCGCAGCTCGACGCGGATGCTGTCGATCGCCCGCTTGAGATGGTCGCTGGGCGTCGCGTAGTGGGAGGCCGGGAAGATCGTCGCGCGCTCCATCGTGCGCTTGACCTTGCCGCGCAGCGGGTCGACTTCGGAGATGGCTTCGACCTCGTCGCCCCACCACTCGATCCGGATCGCGGTGTCCACCTCGTAGGCGGGGAACACCTCGACCGTGTCGCCGCGCACGCGGAACGTCCCGCGATGAAAGTCGATGTCGTTTCGGTCGTACTGCAGCTCGACCAGGCGGCGCAACACGGCGTCCCGGTCGACCGTCTCGCCGACGGCGACCGGGCAGGTCATCGCCGCGTAGGTCTCCTGAGCGCCGATGCCGAAGATGCACGATACGGACGCGACGATGATCACGTCCCGGCGCGACAGCAGCGCGTAGGTCGCCGCGTGCCGCATGCGATCGATCTCCTCGTTGATGAGGGAGTCCTTTTCGATGTAGGTGTCCGTGCTCGGCACGTACGCCTCGGGTTGGTAGTAGTCGTAGTAGCTCACGAAGTAGTGCACGGCGTTGTGCGGGAACAGCTCCTTGAACTCGCCGTACAGCTGCGCCGCGAGCGTCTTGTTGTGGGCGATGACCAGCGTCGGCCGCTGCACCTCGGCGATCACGTTGGCGATGGTGAACGTCTTGCCCGAGCCCGTGATGCCGAGCAGCACCTGATGGCGCTCGCCGGCGCGCAGGCCGTCGACGAGCTGGCGGATGGCCTTGGGCTGATCGCCGGTGGGCTCGAACCGGGATACGAGCTGGAACATCGAGGGCAATCATGGCCCACATCGCCGCCGGCCGCCGCGGTCGTCGACCGGTGGCGGCGCGCGCCGATCTGCGGTACGGGTTGCGGATGACTCCGGCCGATCGGCGCCGGGCCGCGGCGGCGCGGATCCGCGGCTTCTACGCGGTCATCGACCGGCCGGGGCGACCCGTGCCGGCGGGCGCCGCGGCGGTGCAGGTGCGCCTGAAGGACGAGCCGGCGGCCGTCGTCGCGGCCGAGGTCGCCCGGGCGCGGGCGGAGGCGCCGGAGGCGCTCGTGGTCGTCAACGACCGGCTCGACGTGGCGCTGGCGGCGCGCGCCGGCGCGGTGCACCTGGGCCAGACGGACCTGCCGCTGGCCGACGCGCGCCGGGTGGCCGATGCGGCGGGCCGTCCGGACCTGCTGATCGGCATCTCGACGCACGACTGCGGCCAGGTGCGGGCCGCGGTCGCCGGCGGCGCCGACTACCTCGGCTTCGGCCCCGTGTTCGCGACGGCGACCAAGGCCAACCCCGACCCGGTGCAGGGCGTCGCCGGCCTGGCCGCGGCGGTGCGCGCGGCCGGCGCCGTGCCGGTGGTCGCGATCGGCGGCATCACGCCGGCGCGGGCGCGCGAGGTGGCGGCGGCGGGCGCGGCGGCGGCGTGCGCGATCGCCGGCGTGTACGGCGCCTCGGATCCCGCGGCCGCGGCCGCGGCGATTGCGGCCGCGTTTGCCGCCGCTGACCGGTGACGCGCGCGGAGGCGCCGCGCCGGAGCCGGTCGTCCGCGGGTCAGCGCGCCAGGGCCGGCGGCCACACGCGCACGCGCGCGGCGAACGCGCCGCGGTTGTTGCCGGTGTCGCGGTCGTTGACCCCGAGGCGCAGCCGCCCGCTCGACGGCGCGACGAACGACCGCTCGCGGCCGATGTAGAACCGCGTGTCGCCGACCGCGGCGATCAGCGCGCCGTGGCCGACGTCGGCGAACCCGGCGACGTTGTAGTCGCTCGGCGCGCGCTGCCCTTCGGGGCCGGCGCAGTGCGCGACGTCGTCGCCTTTGGTGCAGACCTCGTCCGAGGCGTCGACCGTCACCCGTTGGCCGGCGACGAGGTCGACTCCGGTGTCGGTCCAGGTCGCGCTGGCCGCCACCGCGATGCGCTGGACGACCTCCGGCTCGTCGCCGGTGGGCAGCGGTGCGGTCGCGACCTCGAGCGTGAGCCGCTTGACCGATCCGAACGGGCCGAGGGTGACGACCGGGGCGCGCAGCAGGTCGGCCAGCGGCACCACCGTCGCGCCGATCGGGTCGAACCGCGTCGGGCCGTCGTAGTCGGCCACGACGATGCGCACCGTGTGGCGCTCCGCGTCCTGCGGGCGGACGGCGAACTCGAACGCAAAATTCCACACCGGATTGAACGCCCGCGGGCGCATCGGCGAGCGGAACACCTGGCCGTCGATCTGCACGAGCACCATCGGATCGGCCGCCTCGCTGCGCGCCGCCTCGTCGGCGGCGCGGGGAGCGTCGATCGGTACGCCCACGACGTCGAGCGACCGGGCCAGCTCGGGATGGCCGTCGAGGTAGGCGGCGAGCACGCGGTCGATCGCCCGGTCGTCCTTGGCGTCGCCGGCGTCCCACTGCTCGCCGTTGGGCATCAAGCCCGCGACGTCCGCGGACACGACCGTGACGGTCACGCGCTGCGGCGGCTGCGGCGGCGCGTCGGGGGGCGCTGCGTCCGCCGGGGCAGGCGGGGCGGTTTCGGCTGTGGGCGACGGCGGCGTCGCGGCGCCTGCGGCGGGAGGGGCAGCCGGGGCGCCGCACCCGGCGAGCGCGGCGGCGGCGATCCAGGCGAATCGGTGCGTGTGCATCAGCGGACGTAGATTACCCCGCGCACGGTGCGGCGGCTGCGCTGTTCGGCCACCGATGCGTGTGCGGCGTGGCACAGAAAGTAGTGATACGCGGCCGGCGTGGCCATCCGCAGCTTCCGCAGCTCGCGG
The window above is part of the Deltaproteobacteria bacterium genome. Proteins encoded here:
- a CDS encoding DUF72 domain-containing protein, coding for MPASLPDRPRVLVGCAKLPPRMSRAHYFGGLSLLETDVVFRGQPRPASLRRWRREAPDHARFAVVAAAAVTHDGCFRPGPVRDRGWDATRRAAEALAADAIVFRSGPGVSPSAANRDAMRAFFAAAAADVDAALVWIPGGLWTPVDARAFAAEAGVIAAEDPLAREPGEPPAPPPSPGPRYLRVEGLGRRTVRDDDLEVIADALADAPSAWVVFAHPDRWRTARALRARLDDAGD
- the fsa gene encoding fructose-6-phosphate aldolase, yielding MKFFIDTADVAEIRDAAAMGLVDGVTTNPSLVAKTGRKFRDVLLEICDIVKGPVSAEVVSTDCDGMLAEARELAALRDNIVVKVPLIPEGLKAVKVLSEEGIATNVTLCFSPTQALLAAKAGATYISPFVGRIDDRSGDGMEVVAQIVQIYENYGFDTQVLVASVRHPMHVLQAALLGAHVATCPHKVLLQLAQHPLTDLGLAAFLEDWKKVPQ
- a CDS encoding NUDIX domain-containing protein; protein product: MAERRAFSVAIYARRGGPGGRVLVIHHRRLATWLPVGGELEPGETPLEAARRELREETGLAGAFPALRGACDGVPPGLLGYEEHGAGSKGLHMNFVFVADVGDEPVRPNDEFSDYRWVDRAELAALESPRNVREFGFLALDAR
- the uvrB gene encoding excinuclease ABC subunit UvrB translates to MFQLVSRFEPTGDQPKAIRQLVDGLRAGERHQVLLGITGSGKTFTIANVIAEVQRPTLVIAHNKTLAAQLYGEFKELFPHNAVHYFVSYYDYYQPEAYVPSTDTYIEKDSLINEEIDRMRHAATYALLSRRDVIIVASVSCIFGIGAQETYAAMTCPVAVGETVDRDAVLRRLVELQYDRNDIDFHRGTFRVRGDTVEVFPAYEVDTAIRIEWWGDEVEAISEVDPLRGKVKRTMERATIFPASHYATPSDHLKRAIDSIRVELRERLAELGAEMKLLERQRLEHRTLFDLEMLEQTGFCKGIENYSRHLTGREPGEPPPTLMDYFPDDYLLVIDESHQTIPQLQAMYRGDRSRKQTLVDYGFRLPSALDNRPLTFEEWEQRARQVIYVSATPGDWELERAGGVVVEQIIRPTGLLDPKIEVRPVTDQVDDLLAEIRAAVAAGQRVLVTTLTKRMAEDLTEYYADLGVKVRYLHSDIDTLERIDIIRDLRRGEFDVLVGINLLREGLDLPEVGLVAILDADKEGFLRAERSLIQTCGRAARNVDGRVIMYADTITASMRAAIDETNRRRALQAAYNEEHGITPRTVQRAIAGGDTAGDSAGDGEARPRTPIDRASELPASDPAALRADIERLRADMRAAAAELDFERAAELRDRANALERALVELGVAV
- a CDS encoding thiamine phosphate synthase, producing MAHIAAGRRGRRPVAARADLRYGLRMTPADRRRAAAARIRGFYAVIDRPGRPVPAGAAAVQVRLKDEPAAVVAAEVARARAEAPEALVVVNDRLDVALAARAGAVHLGQTDLPLADARRVADAAGRPDLLIGISTHDCGQVRAAVAGGADYLGFGPVFATATKANPDPVQGVAGLAAAVRAAGAVPVVAIGGITPARAREVAAAGAAAACAIAGVYGASDPAAAAAAIAAAFAAADR